From Cellulosimicrobium sp. ES-005, one genomic window encodes:
- a CDS encoding SPFH domain-containing protein, whose amino-acid sequence MSFMEKLRGQLIDIIEFLDESRDTIVWRFPRQGNEIKNQAQLVVREGQSAVFVSEGRLADVFGPGTYTLETKNLPILSTILGWKYGFNSPFKAEVYFVATRQFTDLTWGTQNPVILRDPELGAVRIRAFGTYALQVVDPSALLRQLVGTDPQFRTDEIGDYFRRLVVGQLGPALAEAGVAAIDLAANQREIATRLAGQLSEDLSEYGIAVPRFVLENVSFPPEVEAALDKRTQMAVVGNLDQYTKFQAANAIETAAANPGGAGDGLGLGAGMGLGAAMGQQLAQSLGTTAAQPTPAPAAPAGPPPLPGAESPWYWAVGGTQAGPGTTADLAGRVRSGEVTCASLVWQEGMAAWTAAGEVPALAPLFAATPPPLPPTGAPTGGPTGPQAG is encoded by the coding sequence ATGAGCTTCATGGAGAAGCTGCGCGGCCAGCTGATCGACATCATCGAGTTCCTCGACGAGAGCCGGGACACGATCGTCTGGCGCTTCCCGCGCCAGGGCAACGAGATCAAGAACCAGGCGCAGCTCGTCGTGCGCGAGGGGCAGAGCGCCGTCTTCGTGAGCGAGGGCCGGCTCGCCGACGTGTTCGGGCCGGGCACGTACACGCTCGAGACCAAGAACCTGCCGATCCTGTCGACGATCCTGGGCTGGAAGTACGGGTTCAACTCTCCGTTCAAGGCGGAGGTCTACTTCGTCGCGACGCGCCAGTTCACCGACCTCACGTGGGGCACGCAGAACCCGGTGATCCTGCGTGACCCCGAGCTCGGCGCGGTCCGCATCCGGGCGTTCGGGACGTACGCGCTCCAGGTCGTGGACCCGTCGGCGCTGCTGCGTCAGCTCGTGGGGACCGACCCGCAGTTCCGCACCGACGAGATCGGCGACTACTTCCGCCGCCTCGTGGTCGGCCAGCTCGGCCCGGCGCTCGCAGAGGCGGGCGTCGCCGCGATCGACCTCGCCGCGAACCAGCGCGAGATCGCCACGCGGCTCGCGGGCCAGCTCTCGGAGGACCTGTCCGAGTACGGCATCGCCGTGCCGCGCTTCGTCCTCGAGAACGTCTCCTTCCCGCCCGAGGTCGAGGCGGCGCTCGACAAGCGGACGCAGATGGCCGTGGTCGGGAACCTCGACCAGTACACCAAGTTCCAGGCGGCGAACGCGATCGAGACGGCCGCCGCCAACCCCGGGGGTGCGGGCGACGGGCTGGGGCTCGGCGCCGGGATGGGCCTCGGGGCGGCCATGGGGCAGCAGCTCGCGCAGTCGCTCGGGACGACGGCGGCCCAGCCGACCCCGGCCCCGGCGGCGCCCGCGGGGCCGCCGCCCCTGCCTGGCGCGGAGTCGCCCTGGTACTGGGCGGTCGGCGGCACGCAGGCCGGGCCCGGCACGACGGCGGACCTCGCCGGCCGCGTCCGGTCCGGCGAGGTGACGTGCGCGTCGCTCGTGTGGCAGGAGGGCATGGCCGCGTGGACCGCCGCGGGCGAGGTGCCCGCGCTCGCGCCGTTGTTCGCGGCGACCCCGCCGCCCTTGCCTCCGACAGGCGCCCCGACCGGCGGCCCGACCGGCCCGCAGGCGGGCTGA
- a CDS encoding universal stress protein has translation MTVLVAYNDSPQGETAFRAAVAEAVHRSTALAVLVLTPQDADAGVPATLAHLLDTLPAEVARPEISYRSEHLDPAEAIIDAAERTGPDLVVVGARKRSPVGKSLLGSTTQRVLLDSPVPVLVVKASH, from the coding sequence ATGACCGTCCTCGTGGCGTACAACGACTCCCCGCAGGGCGAGACCGCGTTCCGGGCGGCCGTCGCCGAGGCGGTCCACCGCTCGACCGCCCTCGCGGTCCTCGTCCTCACCCCGCAGGACGCCGACGCGGGGGTCCCCGCGACCCTCGCGCACCTGCTCGACACGCTTCCCGCCGAGGTCGCCCGCCCCGAGATCTCCTACCGCTCGGAGCACCTCGACCCCGCCGAGGCGATCATCGACGCGGCCGAGCGCACCGGCCCCGACCTCGTCGTCGTGGGCGCGCGCAAGCGGTCGCCGGTCGGCAAGTCCCTCCTCGGCAGCACCACGCAGCGCGTGCTCCTCGACTCGCCCGTCCCGGTGCTCGTCGTCAAGGCGTCGCACTGA
- a CDS encoding helix-turn-helix domain-containing protein has translation MTTDARPAEDTGPTDAMVADVFQRGCTSRHVLETVTGRWGVLTVAGLRDGAVRFNALRRRIDGVSEKMLAQTLQSLERDGIVVREVRATIPPHVEYSLTDLGRRVADSLTGLLDVLEGSVAEVTASQHAYDARRDA, from the coding sequence ATGACGACCGACGCCCGCCCCGCGGAGGACACCGGACCCACCGACGCGATGGTGGCCGACGTCTTCCAGCGGGGCTGCACGTCGCGACACGTCCTCGAGACCGTCACCGGACGCTGGGGCGTGCTCACGGTCGCCGGCCTGCGCGACGGCGCGGTGCGCTTCAACGCGCTGCGGCGCCGCATCGACGGCGTCAGCGAGAAGATGCTCGCCCAGACCCTCCAGTCCCTCGAGCGCGACGGCATCGTCGTGCGCGAGGTGCGCGCGACCATCCCGCCGCACGTCGAGTACTCCCTCACCGACCTCGGGCGCCGCGTCGCCGACAGCCTCACGGGACTGCTCGACGTCCTCGAGGGCTCGGTCGCGGAGGTGACGGCGTCCCAGCACGCGTACGACGCGCGCCGGGACGCCTGA
- the eda gene encoding bifunctional 4-hydroxy-2-oxoglutarate aldolase/2-dehydro-3-deoxy-phosphogluconate aldolase, with product MSSHGPIETIARARVVPVVVVDDAAQGVLVATALRDGGLPVAEVTLRTAGARAAIEAIAREVPDVLVGAGTVVNAAQVDEAVEAGARFLVSPGLSAAVVRRAQELGVPVLPGVATPSDVIAALDLGLDAVKLFPANVVGGPAAVKAFSAPFPGLRFVPTGGVSAANLLDYLALPSVLAAGGSWMVDAALVRAGDTAEITRRTREAVELAATAPHPAEGA from the coding sequence ATGTCATCCCACGGACCCATCGAGACGATCGCGCGTGCCCGCGTCGTGCCGGTCGTCGTCGTCGACGACGCGGCGCAGGGCGTGCTCGTCGCGACCGCGCTGCGCGACGGCGGGCTGCCGGTCGCGGAGGTCACCCTCCGCACCGCGGGTGCCCGCGCCGCGATCGAGGCGATCGCGCGCGAGGTGCCGGACGTGCTCGTCGGCGCGGGGACCGTGGTCAACGCGGCCCAGGTCGACGAGGCCGTCGAGGCCGGGGCGCGGTTCCTCGTCTCGCCCGGGCTCTCGGCCGCCGTCGTGCGTCGTGCGCAGGAGCTCGGGGTGCCGGTCCTGCCCGGGGTCGCGACGCCGTCGGACGTCATCGCCGCGCTCGACCTCGGCCTCGACGCCGTGAAGCTCTTCCCGGCCAACGTCGTCGGCGGCCCCGCGGCCGTCAAGGCGTTCTCCGCGCCCTTCCCGGGCCTGCGCTTCGTCCCGACCGGCGGTGTGAGCGCCGCCAACCTGCTCGACTACCTCGCGCTGCCGTCGGTGCTCGCGGCCGGCGGCTCCTGGATGGTCGACGCCGCGCTCGTGCGCGCGGGGGACACCGCCGAGATCACCCGCCGCACGCGCGAGGCCGTCGAGCTCGCCGCGACGGCCCCCCACCCCGCCGAAGGAGCCTGA
- a CDS encoding IclR family transcriptional regulator, with translation MEAGSTASPLPEGSEHAAGGHAASPLGSVDKALTALEALAAAGPGGVALGDLARSLGLHKASLHRTLAALRHRGYAEQDATTGDYRLGPAATALATVYLGEENLPALLHPVLVAVCRATDELVHLGALAGTEIVYLDKVEPARAVRVWSAVGRRRPAATTALGRALLAHRPLDDAALAWYAAAAPDEHPVTAAALRATCDATRASGFATETEENEPGISCVALPVLREGQSVAAVSVTAPAERLGARRRREIEAVLREVVPPLLPPTLTVPDAVLGRPGRPGGPVAGGPRRPATPAGL, from the coding sequence ATGGAAGCCGGGAGCACGGCGTCCCCCCTGCCGGAGGGCAGCGAGCACGCGGCGGGCGGGCACGCCGCGAGCCCGCTCGGGAGCGTCGACAAGGCGCTGACCGCGCTCGAGGCGCTCGCCGCGGCCGGCCCCGGCGGGGTGGCCCTCGGCGACCTCGCACGCTCGCTCGGGCTGCACAAGGCCTCGCTGCACCGCACGCTCGCGGCGCTGCGCCACCGGGGCTACGCCGAGCAGGACGCCACGACGGGCGACTACCGGCTGGGCCCCGCGGCGACCGCGCTCGCGACGGTGTACCTCGGCGAGGAGAACCTGCCCGCGCTCCTGCACCCGGTGCTCGTCGCGGTCTGCCGGGCGACGGACGAGCTCGTGCACCTCGGCGCCCTCGCCGGGACCGAGATCGTCTACCTCGACAAGGTCGAGCCCGCGCGCGCCGTGCGCGTCTGGTCGGCCGTCGGCCGACGTCGCCCCGCGGCCACCACGGCCCTGGGGCGCGCGCTGCTGGCCCACCGCCCCCTGGACGACGCCGCCCTCGCCTGGTACGCGGCGGCAGCCCCCGACGAGCACCCCGTCACCGCGGCCGCGCTCCGCGCGACGTGCGACGCGACCCGTGCGAGCGGGTTCGCGACCGAGACGGAGGAGAACGAGCCGGGCATCAGCTGCGTCGCCCTGCCCGTGCTGCGCGAGGGCCAGTCCGTCGCCGCGGTGAGCGTCACCGCGCCCGCCGAGCGGCTCGGGGCGCGTCGGCGCCGGGAGATCGAGGCGGTCCTGCGCGAGGTCGTCCCGCCGCTGCTGCCGCCGACGCTCACCGTGCCGGACGCCGTGCTCGGTCGGCCCGGTCGACCCGGAGGTCCCGTCGCGGGGGGACCGCGTCGACCGGCGACGCCCGCAGGGCTGTGA
- a CDS encoding nucleotidyltransferase family protein codes for MPTPPTTAPATPTVAVLLAAGAGTRLGRGPKALLPDRGGTLVEHATAVLLAGGCDAVVVVLGAEAARVRAGSSLDGPGVHVVDNPGWATGMASSLRVGVAAALDLAPARVVVAHVDQPGVRPDDVDRLLAAHRPGRVTASRWRADPEGAAGAHGAVGSEVAADDAAGAERAAEADRPRWAHPLVLDAALARPAAASARGDRGARDFLRAHADLVDVVDHPGDGRDLDTAADLDLLDDPTPR; via the coding sequence GTGCCGACCCCGCCGACGACCGCGCCCGCGACGCCCACCGTCGCCGTCCTGCTCGCGGCCGGGGCCGGGACGCGGCTCGGGCGCGGGCCCAAGGCGCTGCTCCCCGACCGCGGCGGCACGCTCGTCGAGCACGCGACCGCCGTCCTCCTCGCGGGCGGGTGCGACGCCGTCGTCGTGGTCCTCGGCGCCGAGGCCGCGCGCGTGCGAGCCGGCTCGTCGCTCGACGGGCCCGGGGTGCACGTCGTCGACAACCCCGGCTGGGCCACCGGGATGGCGTCGTCCCTGCGCGTCGGCGTCGCCGCCGCCCTCGACCTCGCCCCCGCCCGGGTCGTCGTCGCGCACGTGGACCAGCCCGGCGTCAGGCCCGACGACGTCGACCGCCTGCTCGCCGCGCACCGCCCCGGGCGCGTGACCGCGTCGCGGTGGCGCGCCGACCCCGAGGGCGCAGCAGGGGCGCACGGCGCGGTGGGGTCGGAGGTCGCTGCGGACGACGCTGCGGGGGCGGAGCGCGCGGCGGAGGCGGACCGTCCTCGGTGGGCGCACCCGCTCGTCCTCGACGCCGCGCTCGCGCGGCCCGCCGCCGCGAGCGCCCGCGGCGACCGCGGCGCGCGCGACTTCCTGCGCGCCCACGCCGACCTGGTCGACGTCGTCGACCACCCCGGCGACGGCCGCGACCTCGACACCGCGGCCGACCTCGACCTCCTGGACGACCCCACGCCCCGCTGA
- a CDS encoding SDR family oxidoreductase, with protein sequence MSIAVTGASGHLGRLVVESLLAHGADPSQVVAAARTTTKVADLADRGVQVREADYARPETLAAALAGVDVLVLVSGSEVGQRVPQHRNVVEAAVAAGVSRVIYTSAPHATTSALVLAPEHKATEEILAASGLATTILRNNWYTENYVGDVVGARESGEIVSSVGDGRVASATRADYAEAAAVVALAAQADASAHAGAVYELSGDVAWTFDDLAAAAAEVLGRPVTYRRVSPDEHRAFLLGAGLDEGTAGFVVALDGNIRDGLLAETSGELARLLGRSTTPLVDGLRAAVEQD encoded by the coding sequence ATGTCCATCGCCGTCACCGGAGCCAGCGGCCACCTCGGCCGCCTCGTCGTCGAGTCCCTCCTCGCCCACGGCGCGGACCCGTCCCAGGTGGTCGCCGCCGCGCGGACCACCACCAAGGTCGCCGACCTCGCCGACCGTGGTGTCCAGGTACGCGAGGCCGACTACGCGCGCCCGGAGACGCTCGCCGCGGCGCTCGCGGGCGTCGACGTGCTCGTGCTGGTGTCGGGTTCCGAGGTGGGGCAGCGGGTGCCGCAGCACCGCAACGTCGTCGAGGCGGCCGTCGCGGCCGGCGTCTCCCGCGTGATCTACACCAGCGCCCCGCACGCGACGACCTCGGCGCTCGTCCTCGCGCCCGAGCACAAGGCCACGGAGGAGATCCTGGCCGCCTCGGGCCTGGCGACCACGATCCTGCGGAACAACTGGTACACGGAGAACTACGTCGGCGACGTCGTGGGCGCCCGCGAGTCCGGCGAGATCGTGTCGAGCGTCGGCGACGGTCGCGTCGCGAGCGCGACCCGTGCGGACTACGCCGAGGCCGCGGCAGTCGTCGCCCTCGCCGCGCAGGCGGACGCCTCCGCGCACGCGGGGGCCGTCTACGAGCTGAGCGGCGACGTCGCGTGGACGTTCGACGACCTCGCCGCCGCAGCCGCCGAGGTGCTTGGGCGCCCCGTCACCTACCGGCGCGTGAGCCCCGACGAGCACCGGGCGTTCCTGCTGGGGGCTGGACTGGACGAGGGCACCGCCGGGTTCGTCGTCGCGCTGGACGGCAACATCCGCGACGGGCTGCTCGCCGAGACGTCGGGGGAGCTCGCGCGCCTGCTGGGCCGCTCGACGACCCCGCTGGTCGACGGGCTGCGCGCCGCCGTCGAGCAGGACTGA